GGAATAGATCAACCAGTTGCCGAGAATGAGGAAACTTGGTTCGGGGCGACGCAGGTTTTGAGGAAAATTACCGCCGGGGCCACGCAATCGATAGACAACATGTCCGGCGATCGTTTCGACAGTCATCGCGTTTTGCATCCGATCGCGAATGTCCGCCATCTTTGACTTGGCCTTCACCGGATCTTTTAGTTCAAACGCAAACGCGTTAACGCCACTGTTGATTCGTGCCGGGGGCTCCATCCAGGCAAGACGCACGAATCGGCCGTTCAGATTTCCAACGACATCGTCTTGGATGCTTAATCCCAAACGCGTCATAACAGGGTCTTCAACGATCCGCTTCATCGCATCAACACCTTGGAAGCGATCGAGCACTTTGCCGAAGTTCTCGTATGCTTTGGCAAAATCCCAATTCAGCGACGAGTACTGCATAATGTCCTCGGGCACCCAATTCGGTGGAGCGGTTTCACCGGTTTCGGGACGTAAGACACCGAGGATGCCGTCGCGCGGGGGATCGATCTTGATATGGTAGTGCGCGATACCTTCGAACACATCTCCGCCTCGGAACGAACTACCGCCGATCCCACCGATACGAGCCGCGCCCATTTCTTCGATGGTCGGCCAGATTAGAGCCACGGCAATAGAATCGGACCGTTTGATAATCCGATCGGCGATCGCATGCGGATCTGCAAAAAACGTGACTTGCGGACGCGTATCTTCGGCGCCGACACAACGCGACATGATGGTGCCAAATGTTGCATTGTCAGCGAGCGTCGGTTCGTCACTTTTTCCGATCCAGTGATTGAGCACATCCTGAGCGGCGGAGTGGCCGACACCGATGACGAACGTGCCGTCGCGTTCGAAAAACTCGATCGGCAATCGGCCGGCACGATTGGGCAACATTCGGGTCACTTCGGTTCCATCGATTTTGGTGACTCGTCGGACCCGTTGTTTTTTGACTTCTTGTTCGAAGCGGTCGACGATCTTCATCAAGCTATCGATGTTGTCGCCGGCGTCGATCAGGAAAGTGAATCCGAACGAGTACTGCTCTCGCAATTCGGCGCGACGCTTGCGACGTTCGATCTCGTCTTCGCTGGCATCTTCATCGGATTGTAGCTCCGGTTTTTCGTCCCCCTCGAGCGGCTTGGCTGGGTGCAGGGCGAAAGCGACTTGGCCCTGTGGGATCGCGAGCAATTCGTCGAGACCGATTCCGATCTCATCGCTTGCTTCTTGGAACAAGTCTTTCAAGGTGGCATAAAGGTCATCGGCAAATGGTCGGAACTTTGGATCCTGGATCATTTTTCCGAGCGACGATGACTTAAGATCCTGGCGTAGATCAGCGGCATCATCTAAACGGATGTAGGCCAGCGTGTCGCTGGGAAACAGTCGAGGAGCGCCTGGTAGCGCGCCGTCTTTGTCCTTTTCGGCTGCCGAAGTGGTAGGCAAACCGGTGAGCATTCCACCGGCGACTATCGCTAGCGACATCACGGCTGTCTTGACGGATCCGGAAACGCGGAAAACGCCGGAATGGGGACGAATCACTGTCATTGGTGTGCCACACAAGAAGAAGGGGAATGAAACGATCGGACAAGGCCTGCTAATCGGTCGATCTTGTTCAGATTCTAGTCGTCTTTCAGCTCAAACTCGCCTACGACTTAATCACGCCAACACCGCCCCGAAAAAATCGTGACCAGCGTACATTTGCGTATACAACCGAGGGTGGTTGGCTTTGGACCTGCCGAAGCAACATGTGAATTACTGAGCGGCCGGTCGAGACGGGAATGAACGATCGACGTAGGTTTCGATGCGTACGTTAGTTCTGAACTTGTCGCTTGATTCGGTTTTGCGACCTCGATCTTGGGACTTTCAGATGAAGTTCCTAGGCGAAATCCGAAACGTTTGGAGGCGCGTAAGGTTAAAGTAGGGTAACAAATTGAATGAACTTCTTCTCGCCAATGGTGCACGCTTCCATGTCGAATTTGCCAACTCATCGCCCGCTTCGCCGCGTCATGATCGCAGTGATGGGCAATTTGGTGCTAGCGACCCTCGCGACGGCTCAGTTTTCCAGCGACACCGGTGATACCGGCGTCGGCACTGGGACAGACTCTGGAGCAACGGCGGGCGGCACATCGAGTTTTGGCAGCGCGATGTCGGCCAGTGGTGCGAGCACGTTCGCAGGTGTTGAGCGAGGCTCAACGATTGGAAGTGAAAACGTCTCTGGATTCGGAGCCGCTGCGGAATCGACGGGTGGCGGAGGAGGTGCGGCAGCCGGAGGCGGACGCGCCGGCGGCGTCGGTGGACTTGGAGGGCTCGGCGGCTTGTTCGGGGCACTGGGAAGTGCGTTTGGGGGGCAGGATGCGAGCAGTACACAGCCAACGATCCGAGTTAAATTACGATCGGCCGTCAACGTCGCTCCACTGGACAGTCGCCTGGTTCAACGCTCTGCCAATCAAGTGCTCTCACGAGTTCCCGTGTCAACCGGCACACAAAATGTTCGCGTCACAATGAATGGTCGCAGAGCCACCTTGACCGGCATCGTAGGCAGCGACAAAGAGCGTCGAATGAGCGAACTGTTGCTACGTTTAGAACCCGGCGTCAGCTCGATTGACAATCAGATCACCGTCGCGCAGTAAACGGCCCCAATCCATAAGGTGCCAGCCACTTACCGGTTCATAACGGTTCATAAGGTGCCAGCCACTTACCGGTTCTATAAGGTGCCAGCCACTTACCGGACGATGCAATGCTAGCATCACATGACTGAGGTGATGACTTAGGTGCAAACCGCGAAGCAATGTACAAGTTGACTTAGGAGTCGTTGCTGCTAGATTGACCGCACCCCCAAATAGGAGAGTGCGATGCCTCGACCTCAGCGGTGCGAACAATTCATATCAAGTGATGTTTGTGTGGTGCACGTGACGCAGCGATGCGTCCGCAGGGCTTGGCTTGCCGGTGTCGACCCGCTTAGTGGTCGAGACTACTCCTATCGAAAAGAATGGATTCGCCGCAGGAAGGAGGCCCTCGCTTCGGTATTTGCGATCGATGTGCTCACTTATGCAATCATGAGCAACCACTTACATCTGGTTTTGCGCAGCAGACCCGATGTCTGTGCCCAATGGACCGATGAGGATGTTGCCATTCGATGGCTGCGGGTGTTTCCAGGCAAACGGCTTGAAGAGCACCTAGCTGAACCAAACGAGAACGATGTCAAAATGTTGGTTCGCAATAAAGAACGGATCCATCAGATACGTTCACGGTTGTCCGACATCTCCTGGTTTATGCGAGCCTTGTCGGAACCAATTGCGCGTATCGCGAACAAGCAGGACGAGTGCACTGGCCGATTTTGGGAAGGGCGTTTCAAGGCACAGCGAATTGTTGACGAGGCTGGCTTACTGGCGTGCAGTATGTACGTTGATCTCAATCCAGTCCGCGCCGCGGTTGCATCGAGTCCCGAAAACGCCCCTTACACCAGCGCGTATGACCGCGCAAAATCTAAGTCAGGCGAAAAGATCAATTCCGCTGCCTTTGACCTTAAGCCAGTCAGCACCGAAGAAGCCGTCCACGAAATACGCGATAAGTCACTAAACGATCTTCGCCAGAAACAAGCGAAGAAACGCAACAGACCGATAGACAAACGCGTCTCCCCAGACGCATGGCTCAGCCCATTGCGGCTCAAACCTGACAAACTCGCCAGTGATGCAGAAGTCCACACCGAAGGCGTTCGAAGCAGTAACCGCGGCTTCTTGAATGTGGACTGGGAAACGTATTGGGAATTGCTGCGATGGACCGCGAGACAAAGTGTCGAAACCGCCAGTACCGAAATCCCAAGGTCGCTTGCGAAATCACTTCGAAAAGTTGGAATCGATGCGCCATTATGGCGTGACTTAGTCTGGAACTGGCCGCGATATTTTGGCCAAACGTCGTGCGTCGGGAGTCCTGAAGCGATGAAGGAACACGCCGAAACTGTCGGGCGTCGACATCACCGAGGGCAGGCACTCGCAGCCCATTGTTTTTGCTAACCATGCCCTGATGACAACTGACCGTTGGCTCACGCGTCCAATGTCAGCCATGCACTCTGGTGCGATGCTCTATCCGCGATCCATCGCGGCAGCGACTCTCAGCGATTATGACATGCAGTTTTCTGCCACTGTAAGTCCTGAGAAATAGCGATTGCGCCCAAGAAATTGGAGTTGCAGTTGCACCTCGACCACCTCTGTCAATCCGGCGCAACGGGGCACAACACTCGCCTTTTCCCGCGCCGTCGTCGTCGTTCACTTTCGCATGGCCGACCGAGGGTGCATTCAAATGGTGGCTGGCACCGATTGGATGATGGTGGCTGGCACCGATTGGATGATTGGCTATTGGATGATGGTGGCTGGCACCGATTGGATGATTGGCTATTGGATGATGGTGGCTGGCACCGATTGGATGATGGTGGAGACTTATGGGGAGGCTTGGCGCTTGATGTACTCTAACGCGGCCGCCTCGGTGGTTAGCTCGCCGTCGAGTTGCTTTTGCCGTACTTTGGTTAACCAATCACGAAACTTCGGCCCGGGACGGAAACCTTCCTGAATGAGCCGATCCCCTGTCACCAACGGTGCAGGATCAAGCTTCTCCGCCGACCACTGCAAGACCTCTTCACAGCGTCTTACCCCTCGGTCACCAATCGATCCATCAGCGCCGACAAGCGATTTGGCGACTTGCAACGCGACGGCTATGTCCCGATTGACCATCAAGGGCTGCAACTGAGACCATGCCAGAT
This genomic window from Roseiconus lacunae contains:
- a CDS encoding BON domain-containing protein translates to MSNLPTHRPLRRVMIAVMGNLVLATLATAQFSSDTGDTGVGTGTDSGATAGGTSSFGSAMSASGASTFAGVERGSTIGSENVSGFGAAAESTGGGGGAAAGGGRAGGVGGLGGLGGLFGALGSAFGGQDASSTQPTIRVKLRSAVNVAPLDSRLVQRSANQVLSRVPVSTGTQNVRVTMNGRRATLTGIVGSDKERRMSELLLRLEPGVSSIDNQITVAQ